GTAAGTAGTTCAAAAGTGTTGTTCATTGGTCAGAATTTATGATTTTGAAAGTAACACATTTGTATAGTAGTTCAAAagtgtttcattttctttttacacATAACTGATAGCTGCTGTCAAGTTCTTTTAAATGTCTCagtttcttcattattttggGCCATCACTTATTGTCATGCTCAAGGAATTTCAGTTTCAGAACTGAATTGAGAGCTGGTTTTAAATTTGCCCAAGGCAATGGGAGAAATTGGCTAGTTTTAAGTTGTCAGATTCGCATAAATGGTCTGTGGTGAAGCTCATCAAACTTGGATTTGTTTTAATCTGAATTTGCTTTGCATTGGATGAACATTCATGTTTAGGAGTTCATGATGCAGTGAGATTCTCATAAATGTCGCATAATGCTTAAACAATGACTAAATGTCTCCATATTCGTCCATATTCTTCAAGTTAAAATTTGCTCTAATTTTGACATATCACTGATTTGCCTTATGTCCTTTTTGTTTTAATAGATGCCGAGGACGAAGGGGAGCAACCGGGTAACGAAACAACAAGTTGAGGATCGTCGTGCCTATCTCCACGCTTCTCATAGGCGAGGTGAGCATGATGAGGATGTTTCGAGTTCTCGGAAGCGACCTCGGAAGGGAGCTACGAAGGGATCTAAGAAGGGAGCTAAGAGGGCTGCTTCGCAGCGGGGAGACCCGACTCCGGAGGTTCCTCCCCTCCTTACTCCTCAGCCTTCTCCTCAGCAGACTCTTGAGGTTCCTCCCCTCCCTACTCCTCTGTCTTCTATTCAGCAGACTGCTGAGGTTCCTCCCCTCCCTACTCCTCAGCTTTCTCCTCAGCAGACTCATGAGGTTCCTCCCCTCCCTACTCCTCAGCCTTCTATTCAGCAGACTCCTGATGCTCCTCCCCTCCCTACTCCTGAGGAGTTTGGCAGTGAGTCTAGGTCAGGCAGTGAGTTTGGGTCTGGCAGTGAGTCTATGTCTGACAGTGGTAgcgagtcagaggatgttgctgTAGAGTTGGAGGCTCCCCAGGTTAAGACGAAGCCGACGATCCACAGACAGCCACCGTTTGTTGGCGGGCCGCTTGAGCTGTCTCTCTTACACCGTTACCTGGACCACATAGCGCCGTGGACGTGGCATTCCATTTTAGGCACCACTGACGATCGTTACGAGGACCGACTTGAGTTGAAGGTGTCCACTGTTGGGTTAAAGCTGGCGAATATGCCATTGGAGGGCGATGCTCATAGGGATGTACTGACACTTGTGGAGGCGACCAGACTGCTTCATCTCGTCAGGTCCAGTTATCAGGAGACAGACTCTGGACTTGTCTTGGCCCTTGTGGAGAGGTGGCACGAGAAGACCagcagcttccacatgccgttcggggagatgactgtgaccctggacgacgtgtcggccCTTCTTCATCTCCCGACTAGTGGGAGGTTCTATACTCCGGCAGCCCTTAATAGACTAGAGATGGCTGAGACCTGCGTGCGGTTGCTGGGGGGCAGAGCTTTGATTACAACGAGGAGTTTGATGCATGCAATACTCAGGGGCTGCGGTTCTGCTTCTTGCAAAAGAGTTATGAGGTCGCTGTTACAGGTTTGTTTTAATAATTATGtaatttgtcttttttttatttcagtttACTTAATGATAACTGTTTGTTTTATGCAATGTAGAGAGGCGGTACCACCATGCAGCCAGGTTGTACCTACTAAATCTCCTCGGCGCGACGTTGTTCGCCTGCAAGAGTGGAGGACACTACGCCACGATCCACTGGATTGgcatgctggagcatcttgatCGGGTACATGAGTTTGCGTGGGGCGCCATTGCGCTTGCCACTTTGTACGACCAGCTTGGTCGGTCCTCACGCAGCGCTACCAGATAGATGAGCGGTTACACATCCTTGTTGTTAGCATGGGCCTACGAGCACTTCCCTGACGCCCTTGTACGCCGGTATCAGAACCGGGATTACGTGGAGACCGAGCCTAGAGCGTGCAAGTGGATTGAGTCACGGACGGGCCATGCTAGGTTGCAGGAGAGGCGAGTCCTATTTGATGAGATGACGTCAGCTGACGTCATCTGGACTCCATATGAGGCGCACAGGTCTGTGCGACCGCAGGATGCGAGGGCTTTGTTCTCGGGATACATCCGGACTCCCTACGGGCCGGCTGTGCGACCTCATCTTCCGGAGCGGGTGTTGTGGCAGTTTGGATCCGTGCAGACCGTCCCGAGGCACCCTTCTGTCGTGATGGAGAGATCTCTTGGTGCTGAGGATGTTGATGCAGCGTTCGCGGCCTATGATCAGTATCTAGTTCCTGAGGGCGTCCCTGCTACTGTAGGTGGACAGACATCGTCAAATTACATGGAGTGGTACAACATGGTATCtcatcggttcatcatcccgGATACGAAGAGGGCGGAACTCAGTGCCGTTGTAAGTATGAAAACTATTTTCTTTTACACTTGCGATTTTGTGTATGTCATTTACTAACatgtgtatttatttattttcaggcTGCTCTGCGTAGGGGTGTGGATTTGCTTGAGCAGTCACTCGAGGTTGATGATGCTCCCTCAGTCTCCCGTACTTTAGTTGATCGGGCACTCGAGGTCTTCCGAAACTTGGCCGGGACCCAAGGCGTTGCTTTTGCTGCTGAGAGACTAGGCGTCAGAGCCATAGTTAGAGGCAGGGCAGGCGGTAGAGGAGGGGGAGGTCGTAGGGGTAGGGGAGGCCGTAGGGGTAGGGGATAGTGACTAGCTTTGACATTATGTTTAGTACTTTTATGAGTTTCTGAGTTTGGCTTTGACATTATTGTAGTACTTTTATGAGTTTCTGACTACGTATTTCACGTTATTATTTCataatttatgagttttatgATCACCGGtacttttatttcataatttCTGAGTTTAGTTTTTCAATTAAGAAATTGTAGCAGGTGATATTCTGGTACAACATCAGTTTTTAGACATTATAGAGTTTCACTTTCCGAAAGGTTTCAGAACATAAAGAACCAAAACCTTTCGGTACATAAAGTTCCAAAAACTTTCGGGACATAAAGTTCCAAAACCTTTCGGTACATAAAGTTCGAAAACCTTACAAATAAGGGGTGGCAAATCTAACTTTTACTGTTTCGGAATATAAATCACCGGAATCATTCAGAACATAAAGTTTCGAAATTAAAGGTGCACAAGTCTGCCACCCTGCCACCATGACTTCTCCCACACTCCTCCACCTATCCTACTACTCTACTGATTTATTACtaccctcctccaccaccaaccctCTCTACTTCTCTCTTTATTCTTCCTGCCTTCTTCCCAACCACCATCattgcaccaccaccaccaccaccacaagacaccaccaccaccatttcaCCATTGTTCCATTGTGCCACCACCATTGTTCCATTGTGCCACCAAGTTCCAGATCTTCAAGTTTCAAGGTTGTTGTTTGGTAAGTTTTCTTTCTCTCCCACCAGATTTACATACAAATGATTAAATTTCCCACCACATTTTTTATTTCTGTGCCATGCTTCATCTCTGCACATATGTTTCGAAACTTATAGTTCCAAAAGGTTTCAAAACTTAAACTGCCGAATGACTTTGGAACATAAACTGCCGAATTGCTTCGGAAGATAAACTGCCGAAACTATGTAATTAAACCAGTGGCAGTGGCCTTTTGCAGGCAGATGACAGACCCATTCATTTTTGATGAAGCAGTGCTGCTTCAAGCTGCATATGATGCATATGATGCTGGGAATGTTGAGCCTACAAGTATCACTCCGTTTGTGCCACCAACTATAAGTGTGGATGCCACacatttatttacaactgatcaggtattaaTTGAATATAGTATGACAGTATTGTTTAGCGAATCTGAAGTGATAGATATGATATGTCTTACTTTCGAACATATATTTGATACATGTGATGACCTTCTGAATTGGGTTCGGAATGTTGGAAAGGAGAATGGATACGAGATAGTGATCGGAAGGTCCAACAAAGGAACAAAAGGCGGAGCTATAAAAGTTATTTTGTTGTGCGGGAGGAATGGTGTGTACGTGCCCTACAAGGACCCGCAAACGTTCAAGTACAACACCACCGGATCAAAAAAGTGCAATTGTCCTTTTACACTAAAAGGACAACCTACGGAGGGTGATAAAAATTGGTGGCTGAAAGTCATGTGGGGGAagcacaaccatgaaccagctaggtcactagTTGGCCACTCCTACGTTGGTCGACTAACGGGGGAAGAGAAGGGGCAGTTGTCAACTATGCATAAGTCTTGGGTTGCACCAAGACACATGCTACTGGCTTTGAAGGAACAAAATCCAGGTAACTTGACTACAATCACTCAAGTGTACACTTGCTGCAAAACAATCAAGAAAGAAGCACAGGGaccattgacagaaatgcaattTTTGATGAAGAAGCTGACAGAAGCCAACTATGTTCACTTTGAAAGACAAGCTGACGATTCGGATGTCATTAGAGATGTTTTCTGGGCTCATCCTGATGCTATCAAactcttcaacacattccctcaTGTGGTCGTCATGGATTGCACGTATAAGACAAATAAATACCGGATCCCCTTGCTTGAAATGGTTGGCTTGACTTCTACTGGTAAGACTTTCTCCATAGCATTTTGCTACATGACTCAAGAGCGCACACATGACTATGTTTGGGCCTTGGACTGCATGAAGTCTCTGCTTGCCGACCCTGTCAGATTACCTGGTGTTATTGTCACTGACAAAGAATTGGCTTTAATGAATGCTGTTTCGCAAACTTTTCCCACCTCTTGCAATTTATTATGTTTGTTCCACATAAAGAAGGCTGTTGAGGCAAAGTGCAAATTGTGGGTTGCCAAAGACGATTTCAAAGATATAGTAATGGAGCAATGGACAGATTTGGTGAATGCGGAAACAGAGCAACAATATGAGAAGGAATGGAGGAACATGTGTGCCATGTGTAAAGATCACCCAAAGTTCACAAAGTACATTTCTGAGACATGGTTAACTCACAAGGAGAAGTTTGTGAAGGCATGGACAAACAatgtgatgcattttggaaacacaacaagtaacaggtaatACACACAGTTTATTACTTGTGATATGTTTTCCATTTGTTAAACgacttcatttattgtttcatGTTTGAAAATGGGTAATTCAGAGTTACAATATTTGTATGCAGGGCTGAAAGTACACATGCATCCTTCAAGAAGATGCTAAGGAACAGCAAGGGTAACTTGTGCGATTCATGGGATGCAGTGGATAGGTTGACAACTGTGAGACACAATGAAATTGTAGCATCTTTTGAGCGCAGCATTAACATTGTAGAGCACCGTTTCAAGTCTAAAATGTATGTGAATGTAAGGGGGTTCGTGACTGAAAAAGCCCTTCAACTCATGCACGATGAACAAAACAGAGGGTGGGGTCAGGATGAGGTATGTGGTTGCTTGATGAAAgtcactcatggactaccttgcgcttGTGCACTTCAGAGTTATGTTTCAATTCCGTATAAGGCAGTGGATCCGTTATGGAAGATACTTTCTTGGGAACAAGTGCCTGTTCCGGATAGACAAACCTCAAACCGTGGAGACATTCAGTATGACATCGAGGCCTTGGTTGCTCATTACAGTACTCTGGATGATGCAGGCCAAAGTATGCTGAGGAGGAAGGTTAAAGAGTTGTATTGTCCCCAGAGTAGTTCACTATGTCCTCctgaagtgaaaaaaaaaaccaagcaGTCATCCAAAGCCAAGGGGAGTAAGCCACCTACACGTGAACCAATAGGATCCTTGAGGCGGGAGCCTTCACATTGGGAACTTAATGAGAGCAACGCAACACCTACGCTTGCCAAATGTCCTCCACCAACTATACAGTCCAGGAATCGTTCATCACAAGCTAGTAAGTCAAAGAACAAGAATTCTATCGGGAAGTCTCCACCCCCAGCATCTACTTGGGGTACTTGCCATCTTTTTTCCTACCATATATAGATGAAGTGATAGATGTTGATGGAGATGGTAATTGTGGCTATAGAGCGGTCGCTGCATTGCTGGGACATCCGGAAGGGCAGAATGGTTGGCATTCGATTAGGGAAAAGTTGATGGAAGAACTCGAACGGCATCAGTATTTATATAACACCATGTGGGGTTTCGATATAGTTCAGGCCTTGCACTTTCGTCTCACCCTCCCTCATGATCAGATGGCCACTGACGACAAATGGATGCACTTACCGGAGATGGGGTATCTCATTGCTACAAGGTTTCAGGTGGTATTTATCTCCATTTCGGAAAAATCAAGTTACACTTACCTTCCATTGATAGGCGCCCCACCAGAGGTACACACAGTTATAGCTGTTGGTCATGTGCCCAACGACTTTGTACAGGTATATCTTTTGTTATGTAccctaatttatttttattgctATATAATTTATGttagttatctaattttattgttatacTCTCTCAAATGTAGCTTAAGTTGTTGCATGGACATCCGATTCCGTATATTGCTCCCCAATGGCCATACAACGTCCTACCACCCACGACCGAATGGATTAACCCATATCAAGACCGTATGGCCAGATTTGCGCTTGAACACACTGCTTGGAGGGCTGCTATTGCTGGACCTCTTGTTCCAAATGTGAATGACTACATAGACATCACAAAAGACTAATGATTGATGTTTGTAAATTGGTGTCAATGAATGAGATTTATGTAAATTTTCCTATGTTCAAGACTATGTTTAAGACctctaattattaatttaaggTATTTTGATTCATAATGTGGTTCAATTGCTTTATTTGTGTATCTTCATTGCTTCTCATTGAGGTGTTTCTGGTTTGTGTTTCTGCTACTGTGTGCGCATCTGTTAAACAGGTTCAGAAGTTTATCTACCGAAACTGATTTTGATTGGTTTCGGATCTTAATGATCCGAATCTTAAAAAACCAACGTTTGCTGTGAATAATAGTTTCGGGAGTTAATCTTCTGAAATATTGTAGGTTTCGGAACTTTATCTTTTGAACATAACATATTTCAGAAGATTATGTTCCGAAGGGTACTCCtggcattttttttaaaatgttggGTGGCAAATCTAATCCTTGGGGTGGGAAATCCAAATCTCGAAATTGGGATGTAGATAATGAATGTGATGATGGAAATTGATATTTgtgtttttctgggtttatgatgaagatgatgaacattcattatgtttttgttttttttcttcttttattttttttaatcaattttttaacaGATTCCGTTAGATTTTAGACGGAAAACTAAAATTGCAAACAGAGGGTAACGTCGGGGACtaagaatgctatttttaaagtttagagaCTCATTTTGCACGATTCACATTTGTGGGGGATCAAATGTGCTTTTAAGCCATGTATCTTCAATTCGGTTACGCAACCTATTCTTCACAATATTCATAGCAGAGAAAGTTCTTTCTACAGTTACTGTTGCAACAGGCAAAATCAGTGTcaatttcaaaagaagataaACTTGTGGATAAACAACATGTCTTCCTTTTCCAACCAACATCTCTGAAAGTTGTTGGAGTACTTTCAAAGAGGCAAATTCATCATTCATACGCATATCGATGATGTAACAATCTAGTGCATCACCAAGCATCACTAAATTAAATAAGTGAACTCATTTGGATAAAAGCTTATAAATTCCAACACCTTTGTCTTATCAAAAGCAGAGAACAAATTAGATGGATCCAAAGAAGCCAAACAAATTAGCAATTGAGTATTAATCTCACCAAAACGATAATTAAGTTCTTGAAGCTGCATATCTATCACGGTATAAAATAACTCAACAAGAGAATTGAGAgtggaaaaaggaaaaacaagtcaATGGGGTGTTGGTATGGAAAATTGAGGCAAATTATACATACAGTGTACAACAACCCGTGAAGATCGACGGGCGAGGAAGGTGGGAAGCGTGGCGTGACGGACGAGGACGAGGAGAGTGGCGCGGTGGACTGGTTTAGTGGCTTGGTGGGTGCTTGGATAGTTGGGTGGGAGCCTGGGAGGGATTTAGGGTACGTCGTACACGAGAGAAAGAGAGACAAAGTGATTgagtgaaagagagagaggagTAAGTGGGTGTGAGTCTTTGGTGCAAAACTTGGTCTACTAAGCTACCTTCaatttttcagggggttcaaaaaaaaattatatagaaaaaaaaattatataaggggggaagtgcaattttttttaaggggttcagatgaaccccctCAATATAACATAGGTCCGCCACTGTTATTACTACAGCTTGGTCTTGTTTGGGAACGAGGGTATAGAAATCTTGTGGTAGAAGTTGACTGTGAAGAGCTGCTGCACTCGATTGAAGACGAGGAGAGCCGGCGGTTTCTCTCTGTTCTGAGTGCGATCAAGAACCGGTGGGATAGGGACTAGAGCATCTTGATGTCCATAATTAGGCGTGAGTGCAATGACCCGGTGGATTATCTAGCTAAGTTGGATGCTCGTTCTCCCATTGTGGATGTTTGTGTTTTGGAGGAGCCCTCGTGGAAGGTGCAAACTCTTGTCATAAGAGACTCGACTGTTTTAGctcgttagttttttttttttttgttaattttctgaTGTATTAAAAAGAAGTAAACTTTTGATATAAAATAAGCGATTTcatccagaaaaaaaaattccaaacatCTAATTAAATAACATGGAATTTTTTTGGTAACTTAAATAACAtggaattaaataattaatataagcAAACTAATATTTGTTAGATTTATCTGCAATAATATTAATGGACAGTTTTGCTTTTTAAATGATCTTTagaactcaaagcagtaatgacaTATTGCACATATAcacatttttgtttgtttggaaCCTTCAGAATTATCAGAATGCATTTTCATCTTTTTAATTATAACTCATTAACTATAATTAAACCGTACCACTACAAATTTAGATGTCAATTCAATATTGTCGAATTTTGCTACGGTCCATCCTCTTGTTTTTCCTTCACGGCAAAGGCAATATCCATGAGCCAATCGCATCCACTTAACATGATGGAACTATTACAAAAGGTTGTGGCCTTGTGGGACATGAACAACAATGAGAGCTCTTGACCATGGTTGATTGGTTGTGATAAGCATGAAATTGAAAAGAGGATTCCGCAAACCAAAACTTCGACATATATTGTTTATAACTTTGTCATGTGCACGGGTTGTGAGTTGTGACGTTTAAGCAAAAAGACATATGGTGATTTGAGCAAGTGGGGATGAAATGTCACCATTAAGTGGGTAATTATTGGGTGCAAGATATATATAATCAGAGAACAAGACGAACTCTAGCTTAAGCTAGCTAATAAACAAAAACTGTATACATCCgctatattatttatatatataggaAGGCTTAAAGGGTCTAAAGGCCCCTGAGATTATAAAGGGAATAAAATTCAGGACCAagaaaattatttcatcaaattgggtccctaaaaaaatttttttaattcaattaaggccaaatgttgCCACAACCCAATTTTGTCATAGTCACCTTTACCAcgtggtttttttatttttttttaattagaaaaattaattaaaaataaaattttaattccaaTTGAGTTAaataagcagaaaaaaaaaattaataaaatcataatCTGAATAAAATCTCTAATCTAAACAATAACCTAAACTAATAATATTAAATCCCTAATCTAATTCCCCTCAATTCAGCCCCAAATTCAACCCTCTGTATCCTCAACCCTCTTCAACACCTATTCTAACTTTTTCCCCTAAACCTAAACCTAAACCTAAACCTAATCTTCTTCATGATATACAACAAAAACCTAGATCCATTGAAACATTAACCGtacctgcttcttcttcctcaaagcATCGACCACAACTCCGGCCGGAAGGAAACCTAAATCAATGGAAGGAAGGAAACACATATCTTGGTGGTGGTTGTGTGTGGCCTGAAATCAACCATCTGCTGCAACCATCACCTCAGATCACAACCACCGTCTCTACCCTTTCCTTTTCCCATATCTGAAACTGTCCCCTCCTTTCTCCACCTCCAACACCACTATCTTCTTCTCTCTCACCACCACACACCAACACCACCCACTAGTCACGACAACCCCAAAGAGTGGAAGAGAAGGGTTGATGTTGAGGGATCAAAGAGTGAGGTAAATAAATGCATATGACATTGTTCTGATCTGGAAAAGTTATGTAGTTTTGATTTCCGATTGGGAAGGCCCTCTATTTGAAGCACTGTACTGTTTTAAGTGGAAAACAAATTTAGCCTTTGAGATTTGGGTGTGGGTTTACAGttaagaaaggaagaagaagaggctgaagaagatgaagaccaTTTTGTCTGGGTTTTGTTCTTGAGATGGAGATTGAAAGAAGAGTGATGAAGATTAtgtgtttaatttgaatttagttCAGGGATTTATTTAAGTTTAGGTttatattaggattttattaaagttttatttttaatttatgagttggaattaaaaaaataaagttttataatttttcaattaaaaaaataaataaataagccaCGTGGTAAaggtgactaggacaaaattgagctgtAGCAACATTtagccttaattgaattaaaaaagtttttttagggacccaatttgatgaaatgattttctaggtcctggatttgattccctttgtaatttcaggggcctttggaccctttaagccaTATAGGAAATATATATGT
This is a stretch of genomic DNA from Lotus japonicus ecotype B-129 chromosome 1, LjGifu_v1.2. It encodes these proteins:
- the LOC130746082 gene encoding uncharacterized protein LOC130746082, which translates into the protein MTSPTLLHLSYYSTDLLLPSSTTNPLYFSLYSSCLLPNHHHCTTTTTTTRHHHHHFTIVPLCHHHCSIVPPSSRSSSFKVVVWQMTDPFIFDEAVLLQAAYDAYDAGNVEPTSITPFVPPTISVDATHLFTTDQVLIEYSMTVLFSESEVIDMICLTFEHIFDTCDDLLNWVRNVGKENGYEIVIGRSNKGTKGGAIKVILLCGRNGVYVPYKDPQTFKYNTTGSKKCNCPFTLKGQPTEGDKNWWLKVMWGKHNHEPARSLVGHSYVGRLTGEEKGQLSTMHKSWVAPRHMLLALKEQNPGNLTTITQVYTCCKTIKKEAQGPLTEMQFLMKKLTEANYVHFERQADDSDVIRDVFWAHPDAIKLFNTFPHVVVMDCTYKTNKYRIPLLEMVGLTSTGKTFSIAFCYMTQERTHDYVWALDCMKSLLADPVRLPGVIVTDKELALMNAVSQTFPTSCNLLCLFHIKKAVEAKCKLWVAKDDFKDIVMEQWTDLVNAETEQQYEKEWRNMCAMCKDHPKFTKYISETWLTHKEKFVKAWTNNVMHFGNTTSNRAESTHASFKKMLRNSKGNLCDSWDAVDRLTTVRHNEIVASFERSINIVEHRFKSKMYVNVRGFVTEKALQLMHDEQNRGWGQDEVCGCLMKVTHGLPCACALQSYVSIPYKAVDPLWKILSWEQVPVPDRQTSNRGDIQYDIEALVAHYSTLDDAGQSMLRRKVKELYCPQSSSLCPPEVKKKTKQSSKAKGSKPPTREPIGSLRREPSHWELNESNATPTLAKCPPPTIQSRNRSSQANEVIDVDGDGNCGYRAVAALLGHPEGQNGWHSIREKLMEELERHQYLYNTMWGFDIVQALHFRLTLPHDQMATDDKWMHLPEMGYLIATRFQVVFISISEKSSYTYLPLIGAPPEVHTVIAVGHVPNDFVQLKLLHGHPIPYIAPQWPYNVLPPTTEWINPYQDRMARFALEHTAWRAAIAGPLVPNVNDYIDITKD